The genomic window GAAGAGTTAGGATTAGCTTATTCTGTATATTCATATCCATCAACTTATTCAGATACTGGGGCATTTTCTATATATGTTGGTACTAGTCCAAGTAAAGTAGCTCAGTTTTTTGAAGCATTAATAGAGTTACTTGATAATTTTACTAATGAAGGGGTTAGTGAAGAAGAAGTAACTAGAACGCAACAGCTAATCAAATCTAGTATTTTATTAGGTTTAGAAAGTGTTATGAACAGAATGACTAGATTAGCAAGGTCGATAATGATTTATGATGAAATAGTTTCTCCTGAAAAAATTATTGATAGGATATATGCAATTGATTCAGAACAAGTAAATCAATTTGCTCAAAATTTATTTAAAAAAGAACTTTTTTCTCTTGCAGCCATAGGAGACAAAGAGATTCTTCCAAATGTAGAAAAACAATATAAACAGTTATGGAGATTATAAATTATGAAAGTATTAATTAAAAAAAATCATTCGTTTGATTTACCTCTTCCTAAATACATGACAAATTCATCTTCGGGTGTTGACTTATATGTTGCTATAACTGAAGAAATTTCAATTAAGCCTTTAGAAAGAGTATTAATTCCTACAGGGATATCACTATCCATACCTAATGGTTTTGAAGCCCAAGTACGTCCTCGTAGTGGACTAGCATTAAAACACGGTTTAACCTTGTTAAATACTCCTGGAACAATTGATGCAGATTATAGAGGAGAAATAAAGCTTATTGTTATAAATTTAGGGGACAAAGAGTATATTTTAAATAGGGGAGAAAGGATTGCTCAATTAATTTTTTCCAAAGTTGAACAGGTAGAGTTTATTGAAGTTGAAGAACTAGACGATACTTCTAGATCAAAAGGTGGCTTTGGGCATACTGGTATTTAATAGGGAGGGCTGCTAATGAGATTAAATCAGTTAGTTGGAAAAGAAATGGTAAACATATATGATGGTATGAGGATGGGTACAGTTGGCGAATCAGATATGATTGTTGATCCTGAAACAGGAAAAATTATTTCAATAATATTACCTAATAAGGGCAATCTGTTAACATTTTGGAGTGATAAACAAAAGTTAGTAATACCATGGGAAGCAATAAAAAAGATAGGTAAAGAGGTTATAGTAGTTGATTTAGACCATACCCATATGCGACTTAAAAACAATTCAATATAAAAATGTGGTTTCACTGCAAAAACCTAAACTTAGACTATGGAATCGGCTGAGCAAACATGTTTGCTCAGCCTTAAGTTTGTTGTAGTTACTTTTTGCAACAGAATCTGATTTTAATTAAAAAAAATCATAATTAATTTTTAAAAGGGAATTCTATAGCTAAAAAGGAGATTTTAGCATGCAAGAAGATAAAAGATTTCCTCCTTGGTCTGTTCGCCCATCAATTAATGAATTAGCAGAAGAAGCTGGAATTGATGCTGATATGCTTATTGATTACCTTGGTCAGGGATTATCTAATAATGAAATAGCAAATAAATTTGGAGTTAGTGAAAAAATAATAAAAAATCTTAGTGAGCATTTTTATAGGTACGGATTAGGGTCAGTACAGGGTGGAGATTAATTATTTTTTGTTGTGAGGCCTAGATATATCTTGAAAAAATTGCTTAGAATATTATAATAGAAGTTAAACTTCTTAAGGAGGAGCAGATTTATGACAAATAGATTTAATAAAGAAGGTCTCACTTTTGATGATGTATTACTTCTTCCGGGACGTTCTGAAATAATGCCTAAAGATGTGAATACCTCAACATATTTAACCAAAAATATACGTTTGAATATTCCGATAATGAGTGCTGGGATGGATACGGTTACCGAAGCGAAAATGGCAATTGCTATTGCCCGTGAAGGTGGCATTGGCATAATTCACAAAAACACCTCAATATTGGAGCAAGCTAAGATGGTAGATAGAGTTAAACGTTCTGAACATGGCGTTATTTCTGATCCATTTTTTTTAAGTCCAAATCACAAAATTAGAGATGCCCTTGCAATCATGGAACATTATCATATTTCAGGTGTTCCCATAACAGAAGGCAGTAAGTTAGTCGGTATAATAACTAATAGGGATATAAGATTTGAAACAAACTATGATAAAGAAATAAAAGATGCAATGACTAGTGAAAACCTTATAACTGCACCAGTAGGAACTAGTGTTGAAGAAGCTAAAGGTATATTAAGTAAATCTAAATTAGAAAAATTACCATTAGTTGATGAAGAATTTAACTTAATGGGGCTAATTACTATTAAAGATATCGAAAAGACTACTAAATATCCCAATGCAGCAAAAGACAAAAAAGGTAGACTGTTAGTTGGGGCAGCAGTAGGCATAGCTAAGGATACTTTAGATAGAGTGAAAGCACTACTAGATGCTGGTGTTGATGTTATTGTTTTAGATACTGCACATGGTCACTCAGTTGGAGTTATTGAACTAACTTCAAAAATAAAAGAAAAACATCCTGATATAGATGTAATTGCAGGTAATGTAGCTACTGGTGAAGCAACAGAAGAATTAATTAAAGCAGGTGCAGATGCTGTAAAAGTTGGCATTGGACCTGGGTCTATATGCACAACTAGAGTTGTTGCTGGTATAGGAGTTCCCCAGATAACTGCAGTTGTTGATTGCGTTGAAGTTGCTAATAAATACAATATACCAATTATAGCTGATGGAGGAATCAAATTTTCTGGAGATATAGTTAAAGCTATAGCGGCTGGTGCTGATGTGGTTATGCTAGGTAACCTACTTGCAGGAACAGAAGAAAGTCCAGGGGAAATTGTAATTCTACAGGGAAGAAGCTATAAAATATACAGAGGAATGGGATCCATGGAAGCCATGGTAGAAGGTAGTAGTGATCGTTATTTCCAAGAAGATGCTAAAAAATTGGTGCCTGAAGGAATTGAAGGACGCATTCCATATAAAGGTAATGTATCAGAAACAATTTTTCAACTAATGGGTGGATTACGTGCCGGAATGGGGTATTGTGGAGTAGAGAATATTGAAAAAATGAAAACTGTAACAAAATTTATACGCATAACAAATGCAGGACTTACAGAGTCTCATCCTCATGATATTTCAATATCCAAGGAAGCTCCAAACTATAACACATTATTATAATTATGGCTGTTGAAACTCTATTATTTCGTATTTTACTAGCTTCAATTATAGGTTTTATTGTGGGAATTATGAATAAAAAACATTATGATACTCCAACGGGAATTATTTTCTCACTTATCTGTATTGGAGCTTGTTTAATAACTATAACATCTACAGAATTTTATGCTATTGCTGGAGTAATACCTTGGGCTAGTGACCCAGCTCGACTTTCGGCACAGATAATATCAGCTTTAGGTTTTCTAGGAACTGGTTTTATTTGGATTAATGAAAAAAAAGAAGAAGTTAAGGGTATATCAGCTGCTGCGAGTCTTTGGTTAACCGCTGTTTTAGGTATGTTAATAGGAGCGGGTTTAAGCAATATTACAGTAGTAGCAGTGTTTTTTATAATTTTAATTTACTGGATTTCTTCTCAAATAGAATTATGGAAAAACGGTTAAAAATTGTGTTTGGAAACCATGTATTATATAATGAAAATTGACAATCAATTACTTATTTGCAAAAGAATTAATCTTTAGGGAGGGTAATATGGACAATAGGAAACTTGCATTAGAACGAGCTCAAGAGCTTAAAGAAAACATAAATGATTATTTAGAGGCTCAAAAAAACATTGAGACTGGTTTTAAAATGGCAGACCGTAGTGCTGCTAATAAAAACAAACTACTTAATTTTTATAATGCTAGTGAAGATGATTGGAATAGTTGGACATGGCAAATGAAAAATAGAATTTCTGATGTAGATACATTGAAAGCATTTTTAAATTTGTCAGAAGACGAAGCGAAAGAACTACGGGATTTATCAAATCAATATCGTTGGGCTATTTCACCTTATTATTTTAGCTTAATAGATTTTGATAATTATAGGGACTCTACTATATTTAAACAAGCTGTACCAGATATTAGAGAAGCAAGTGATGATGGTGAAGATGATCCAATGTCAGAAAGCACTACAAGCCCTGCACCTAGAATAACTAGAAGATATCCTGATAGGTTAATTATTAATGTTTCTAATCAATGTCCAATGTATTGCAGGCATTGTCAAAGAAGGCGAAATTTTGGTGAAACTGATGAACATGCAACTATGGATCAATTAAAAGAAGCTATAAATTATGTTAAAGCTAATCCTGAAATAAGGGATGTTTTAATTACTGGTGGAGACTCTCTTATGTTGAGTAATAAAGTGTTGGATTGGTTATTAGGTGAGGTAAATGATATTGAACATGTAGAAATTAAAAGGTTAGGTACACGTGCATTAGTTACTTTGCCACAAAGAATAAATGAGGAGCTATGTGAAATAATTGCTAAATATCCACCAATATATATAAGCTCTCAGTTTAATTCACCTATGGAAATAACACCTGAAACACAAAAAGCTACTGATATGCTCATAAAAGCAGGAGCTGTACTAGGAAATCAAGCGGTTCTTCTAAAAGATATAAATGACGATCCTCATGTAATGAAAAAATTAAATCACGAACTTTTAAAGGTAAGAATAAGGCCTTATTATATATTCCATGCTAAAACAGTAAAAGGAACATCACATTTTATTACAAAAATAGAAACTGGAATAAATATAATGGAACATTTAAGAGGTTATACATCTGGTTTAGCTATACCAACTTATATAGTAAATGCACCTGGTGGTTATGGAAAGACTCCATTATTACCTGAATATATGGTTTCAACATCAGAAGATGATATTACTATAAGAACATGGGAAAAACGAGTTTTACAATATCCAAATAAAACTTACTAAATAAGGGGTTTTCACCCCTTATTTTTAAAGGTTATTTAATTTGTTTAAAAGTTCATCAACATCAATACCATGAGCGCGAGCACCCTGCTCTACGGTTTCAAAACGTAAACCGGCTCATCCAAAGCATCTTATACCATATGATTGAAAAACTTGCTCAGCTCCTGGTTTTGATAAAGCTTCTTCTAAAGGAGTATTTCTTTTAATAATAATAATATAACCTCCCATCATATATCTAAATTTGGGGGGGAATCCCCCCTGTGGTGCGAATTATTATTGTGTTTGGTTGTTCTGGTTTGCGAGGTTGATCTCTGCTTTTTCAATTGCTTTTTTAACGATATTGCCGCAGTCACGGGAAGAAACACTGCCCCATCCACCTTCTTGGGAAACAATTTGATCTACACCTAGTTCCTTAGCAATTTCATATTTAAGCTGTTCAGACATTATGCCTCTTTTTGCCATAGAACATCCTCCTTTAAATCAATCGCACCTATATTTATTTTGTTTAAGATCATAATAAAATACACTTGATTATAATTAAATATATGTTACCTATTACCAAAAATAATTTTTTTTGGGTTAAATATAGTAAGGAGGAATCTAAATGAGATATGAAGGAAATATGTATAGGCCACCAAGTGAAGCTAGAAGTTATATATTACAGGCTACAGTAGGTTGCACACATAATAGATGTACATTTTGCGGAATGTATAAAGATAAAAAATTTAAAATTAAAAGCATGGAAGAAATAAAAGATGATATTCGTATGGCTGGTGAATATTACGGAGATATAGAAAAAGTTTTTATAGCTGATGGTGATGCAATAATTATTGATACACCTGATTTAATAGAAATAATAGAATTGCTTTATAAAAACTTCCCTAGCTTGCGTCATGTAGGAATATATGCAAGTCCGGACGCTGTATTAAAAAAAGAAACTTCAGAATTATCTGCGCTTAAAAAAGCAGGTCTTACAATAGCTTATTTAGGCATAGAAACAGGTGATGAAGAGTTATTGAAAGAAATCAAAAAAGGTGTAACATATGATGAGATGGCAGAGGCAGGGAAAAGATTAAGAAAAGCCGGAATTGAGTTATCAGTAACAATTTTATTAGGTTTAGCTGGCAGAACACCGAAAGCTATAGACCATGCAAAAGCGACAGCAAAAATTTGTAATGAAATAAACCCTGATTATATAGGTGCTTTAACCATAATGCTAGTTCCAGGTACCAAAATGTATCAGCAGATGGAAAAAGGGGAATTTGAATTACCGGGAGCATTTGAAATTCTTGATGAAATGCGTATTATAATTGAAAATTTAGATTTAAAAGGTACAGAATTTAGAAGTAATCATGCTTCTAATTATCTGCCAATTAAAGGAAGATTTCCCGAAGATAAAAATGAAATACTTAGATTAATTGATGATATTATTGACAAAAATGATAAAAACTATTTAAGACCAGATTATTTACGTGCGCTATAAATTAGATTTTAATTAACTTTTTTGGGGGAGGGGTGATATAGTGAGGTTTAAGATTTTCAAGAAAAAAGACCCACAAGTATTTAAATTATTTATTGAAAGTGCTCGTGTAGTTATTAGAGGTGGTGACATCCTAAAAAATGTAGTTGATGATTATAGAGATCTTGATTTAAAAATGGCTAAATTAACTGCCATGGAACATGAAGGTGATAGGATAATTCAAGATTTAGTTAGAAAATTAGATTCTAGTTATGTTCTACCTCTTGATAGGGAAGATGCATTTCAAGTTGTTCAAAAACTTGCTACTACTTTAGATTATATCACTGGTATTATTGATAGAATGATTTTATACAAGGCTGAAGCCCCTAATAAAAAGGTTAAAGAAATGGTAGATATCCTTATTGAGTCATTACACCTACAAGAAAAAGCATTTAATTTGTTAGATAATTTAAATAAAAATAAAAAAGAAATTTTAGATATATGTGATACAATTAGGCAATTAGAAAGAAAACAAGACCATAACTATAGAAATGGACTTGCTGATCTATTTGAAAATGAAGAAGACCCGGTTAAGATAATAAAATGGAAAGAAGTTTATGAACACATAGAAATAGCACAGGATTATGTAGAAGACGTAGCTGAATTAATTAGAAACATATGTTTAAAATATAGCTAGTATCCCATTAGGGCAAAACATATATAAAATCCCGTAGATGATAAGCTACGGGATTTTTTTTGGATAAACTTATATAACATCGGGAAAAATCTAATTATGGAGGTATAAAATGGAAAGAAAATTATCAATTTCAATTATTTTGTTAATTTTATTAACTTTAATTAGTGGATTTACTTTTAGGCTTCCTGAAATTGATGTTCCCGAATCTTCTATTGTTTTTGATATAAACAATAGACCAATTCATGGCTTAGCCGAGCAAAATAGAATTGGAGTTACTTTAGATGAAATATCACCAGAGTTTATCAATGCCGTAATAGCTGTAGAAGATAAGAATTTTTATAATCACCGGGGTTTAGATATTGGGGGTATGGTCAGGGCTTTAATAAGTAATATCAGAGAACAAAGAGTTGTTGCTGGAGGAAGTACAATTACTCAACAAACTGCTAAAAATTTATTTTTAACAGGAGAGAGAACATTAACTAGAAAGCTACAAGAATTAATTTATGCTTTTCAATTAGAACAGACATATTCCAAAGATGAAATTATGACTTTTTATTGTAATACAATTTACTTTGGACATGGAGCTTATGGAGTTGAAGTTGCAGCTCGTACATTTTTTGGGAAAAATGCACATGATATAAACTTAGCAGAAGCAGCCCTTTTAGCTGGATTACCTAATTGGCCTGCACGATATAATCCTTATAACAACCCAGATGAAGCTAAAACAAGACAAACAGTGGTGCTTAACAGAATGTTAGAAGAAGAAATGATTAGTGAAGAAGAAATGGAAGAGGCACTTAATTATGAACTTGAATATAAGCAAGCGGAATATATTACTGGAGATGCACCTTATTTTATAGCTACGGTAAGAGATTATTTAATAAATAAATTTGGTGAACGTAAGGTTTTTCAAGGTGGCTTAAGAGTATATACAACTTTAGATTTAGATATGCAAAAAGCAGCTGAGCTAGCATATTATCAAGGTATGAAAGATAGAGACAAAAACCTCCAAGCTGCTTTAGTAGCATTAGATAATTCAAATGGTCATATAAGAGCACTTATAGGTGGAAGGGATTATGCAACCTCAACTTATAATAGAGTATTTAGTAGACGCCAACCGGGCTCTACATTTAAACCCTTTGTATATGCATTAGCTATTGATAGTGGTTTTACATTAGCAGATAAAATCATGTGTGAAAAAGTTGAATATACGTTACCAAATTCTGATGTATATATACCTGAAGATTTTG from Candidatus Syntrophocurvum alkaliphilum includes these protein-coding regions:
- the dut gene encoding dUTP diphosphatase yields the protein MKVLIKKNHSFDLPLPKYMTNSSSGVDLYVAITEEISIKPLERVLIPTGISLSIPNGFEAQVRPRSGLALKHGLTLLNTPGTIDADYRGEIKLIVINLGDKEYILNRGERIAQLIFSKVEQVEFIEVEELDDTSRSKGGFGHTGI
- a CDS encoding YlmC/YmxH family sporulation protein, whose product is MRLNQLVGKEMVNIYDGMRMGTVGESDMIVDPETGKIISIILPNKGNLLTFWSDKQKLVIPWEAIKKIGKEVIVVDLDHTHMRLKNNSI
- a CDS encoding response regulator transcription factor; this translates as MQEDKRFPPWSVRPSINELAEEAGIDADMLIDYLGQGLSNNEIANKFGVSEKIIKNLSEHFYRYGLGSVQGGD
- the guaB gene encoding IMP dehydrogenase, which produces MTNRFNKEGLTFDDVLLLPGRSEIMPKDVNTSTYLTKNIRLNIPIMSAGMDTVTEAKMAIAIAREGGIGIIHKNTSILEQAKMVDRVKRSEHGVISDPFFLSPNHKIRDALAIMEHYHISGVPITEGSKLVGIITNRDIRFETNYDKEIKDAMTSENLITAPVGTSVEEAKGILSKSKLEKLPLVDEEFNLMGLITIKDIEKTTKYPNAAKDKKGRLLVGAAVGIAKDTLDRVKALLDAGVDVIVLDTAHGHSVGVIELTSKIKEKHPDIDVIAGNVATGEATEELIKAGADAVKVGIGPGSICTTRVVAGIGVPQITAVVDCVEVANKYNIPIIADGGIKFSGDIVKAIAAGADVVMLGNLLAGTEESPGEIVILQGRSYKIYRGMGSMEAMVEGSSDRYFQEDAKKLVPEGIEGRIPYKGNVSETIFQLMGGLRAGMGYCGVENIEKMKTVTKFIRITNAGLTESHPHDISISKEAPNYNTLL
- a CDS encoding MgtC/SapB family protein, with the translated sequence MAVETLLFRILLASIIGFIVGIMNKKHYDTPTGIIFSLICIGACLITITSTEFYAIAGVIPWASDPARLSAQIISALGFLGTGFIWINEKKEEVKGISAAASLWLTAVLGMLIGAGLSNITVVAVFFIILIYWISSQIELWKNG
- the eam gene encoding glutamate 2,3-aminomutase encodes the protein MDNRKLALERAQELKENINDYLEAQKNIETGFKMADRSAANKNKLLNFYNASEDDWNSWTWQMKNRISDVDTLKAFLNLSEDEAKELRDLSNQYRWAISPYYFSLIDFDNYRDSTIFKQAVPDIREASDDGEDDPMSESTTSPAPRITRRYPDRLIINVSNQCPMYCRHCQRRRNFGETDEHATMDQLKEAINYVKANPEIRDVLITGGDSLMLSNKVLDWLLGEVNDIEHVEIKRLGTRALVTLPQRINEELCEIIAKYPPIYISSQFNSPMEITPETQKATDMLIKAGAVLGNQAVLLKDINDDPHVMKKLNHELLKVRIRPYYIFHAKTVKGTSHFITKIETGINIMEHLRGYTSGLAIPTYIVNAPGGYGKTPLLPEYMVSTSEDDITIRTWEKRVLQYPNKTY
- a CDS encoding small, acid-soluble spore protein, alpha/beta type → MAKRGIMSEQLKYEIAKELGVDQIVSQEGGWGSVSSRDCGNIVKKAIEKAEINLANQNNQTQ
- a CDS encoding B12-binding domain-containing radical SAM protein, producing the protein MRYEGNMYRPPSEARSYILQATVGCTHNRCTFCGMYKDKKFKIKSMEEIKDDIRMAGEYYGDIEKVFIADGDAIIIDTPDLIEIIELLYKNFPSLRHVGIYASPDAVLKKETSELSALKKAGLTIAYLGIETGDEELLKEIKKGVTYDEMAEAGKRLRKAGIELSVTILLGLAGRTPKAIDHAKATAKICNEINPDYIGALTIMLVPGTKMYQQMEKGEFELPGAFEILDEMRIIIENLDLKGTEFRSNHASNYLPIKGRFPEDKNEILRLIDDIIDKNDKNYLRPDYLRAL
- a CDS encoding DUF47 domain-containing protein encodes the protein MRFKIFKKKDPQVFKLFIESARVVIRGGDILKNVVDDYRDLDLKMAKLTAMEHEGDRIIQDLVRKLDSSYVLPLDREDAFQVVQKLATTLDYITGIIDRMILYKAEAPNKKVKEMVDILIESLHLQEKAFNLLDNLNKNKKEILDICDTIRQLERKQDHNYRNGLADLFENEEDPVKIIKWKEVYEHIEIAQDYVEDVAELIRNICLKYS
- a CDS encoding transglycosylase domain-containing protein; its protein translation is MERKLSISIILLILLTLISGFTFRLPEIDVPESSIVFDINNRPIHGLAEQNRIGVTLDEISPEFINAVIAVEDKNFYNHRGLDIGGMVRALISNIREQRVVAGGSTITQQTAKNLFLTGERTLTRKLQELIYAFQLEQTYSKDEIMTFYCNTIYFGHGAYGVEVAARTFFGKNAHDINLAEAALLAGLPNWPARYNPYNNPDEAKTRQTVVLNRMLEEEMISEEEMEEALNYELEYKQAEYITGDAPYFIATVRDYLINKFGERKVFQGGLRVYTTLDLDMQKAAELAYYQGMKDRDKNLQAALVALDNSNGHIRALIGGRDYATSTYNRVFSRRQPGSTFKPFVYALAIDSGFTLADKIMCEKVEYTLPNSDVYIPEDFGEKPYHDRKFTLKEALMISDNVIAVKVNHELDENNTAKYTEKFGFKNIKPVLSLPLGSNEVTPIDMVSAYSVFANEGIYSEPKYILEVLDKDGRILYENSTNQNKVISSETAYIITDMMKGVLDPGGTGSHLKDIVQREAAGKTGTTDVYNDAWFVGYTPQLSCAVWVGYDKEQRTYLTGGAAAGPIWADFLREASQKLAVKQFNKPDNIKLINICLDSGLVASEFCPRKSQMAFKIGTEPQETCDNHIPDTEYWEENGLEPDDSEEEDGIRWWQRIFQ